Proteins encoded by one window of Cydia splendana chromosome 14, ilCydSple1.2, whole genome shotgun sequence:
- the LOC134796869 gene encoding brachyurin-like: MLKQLLLLTLPITLYAWQLCNNESCKIASQQARIIGGDITEQNSRPFQVALYSRVGTTGEVGFCGGSLVHPEWVLTAAHCCYHNGQQVDNVQAILGAHSLYDRYENGRRIVNVDEVRVHPDWDPDSFANDIALMRLANIMQLTETINVVRLPYLRISNFNFAGTGATASGWGIAAPGVEFVSPTLREKLMTVMTDTMCNIQYFDQLPVNMVCGFHATAGTCKGDNGGPLTIWYNATEEVILIGVASFVDASGCNDELPSVFTRVQRYLQWISDNTGIVLE; the protein is encoded by the exons ATGTTGAAACAACTACTGTTGTTAACTTTACCTATTACGCTGTATGCCTGGCAGCTGTGCAATAATGAGTCGTGCAAAATCGCGAGCCAACAGGCGAGGATCATTGGAGGGGACATCACGGAACAGAATTCTAGGCCTTTTCAG GTCGCCCTGTACTCGCGAGTGGGAACCACGGGCGAAGTGGGGTTCTGTGGCGGTTCGCTCGTCCACCCGGAGTGGGTGCTGACGGCCGCGCACTGCTGCTACCACAACGGGCAACAGGTCGACAACGTGCAG GCTATCCTGGGCGCACACTCGCTGTACGACCGGTACGAGAACGGGCGTCGCATCGTGAACGTGGACGAGGTGCGGGTCCACCCCGACTGGGACCCGGACTCTTTTGCCAATGACATCGCACTCATGAGGCTCGCTAACATCATGCAGCTTACAG AGACCATCAATGTAGTTCGCCTTCCGTACCTGAGAATATCCAACTTCAATTTCGCTGGGACGGGAGCCACGGCATCCGGGTGGGGAATTGCGGCGCCAG GTGTGGAGTTCGTGTCACCAACGCTTCGAGAGAAGCTGATGACGGTGATGACGGACACGATGTGCAACATACAGTATTTCGACCAGCTGCCCGTCAACATGGTGTGTGGCTTCCACGCTACTGCCGGCACATGCAAG GGAGACAATGGTGGTCCATTGACGATATGGTATAATGCCACAGAGGAAGTTATTCTG ATCGGCGTGGCATCGTTCGTGGACGCGAGTGGATGCAACGACGAACTTCCCTCTGTGTTCACGCGCGTACAACGCTACTTGCAATGGATCAGCGACAATACCGGCATCGTACTTGAATAA